A single window of Polaribacter sp. SA4-10 DNA harbors:
- a CDS encoding M28 family peptidase gives MRNILFLIFLCFLISCKPAINQENRIKEDVTFLASDTLEGRQTGTKGEKVAASYITNRFKEIGLEPKGTEGFIQPFTFKPKTNPHDEVKFDVNGDGTITGNNVIGFINNKAENTVIIGAHYDHLGFGGEGSLYRDSIKAIHNGADDNASGVAILLNLAAKLKKKNTNNNYLFMAFSGEEMGLLGSNYFVKNPTIDTQLVSYMINMDMVGRLKKDSALAVYGTGTSPIFKQTLKSHNDNFKLVLKESGVGPSDHTSFYLADIPVLHFFTGQHEDYHKPGDDSEKLNYEGMETISTYIFNVITDLNDNGKLAFRKTKNESEETPRFKVGLGVIPDYMFDGKGMRIDGISEDKPAQKAGLQKGDIVIELGGKKVTDMMSYMKALAVFKKGDKSKVIVKRGEKEVEKEVQF, from the coding sequence ATGAGAAACATTCTATTTTTAATCTTTTTATGTTTTTTAATTTCTTGTAAACCAGCAATTAATCAAGAAAACAGAATTAAAGAAGACGTTACATTTTTAGCTTCAGACACATTAGAAGGAAGACAAACTGGAACAAAAGGAGAAAAAGTTGCAGCAAGCTACATTACAAATAGGTTTAAAGAAATTGGTTTAGAACCTAAAGGAACAGAAGGTTTTATTCAACCTTTTACTTTTAAACCAAAAACAAACCCGCATGATGAAGTTAAGTTTGATGTAAATGGAGATGGAACAATCACTGGAAATAATGTTATTGGTTTTATAAATAACAAAGCAGAAAACACCGTAATTATTGGTGCACATTATGACCATCTTGGTTTTGGTGGTGAAGGCTCATTATATAGAGATTCTATAAAAGCAATTCATAATGGTGCAGATGACAATGCTTCTGGTGTTGCTATTTTACTAAATCTAGCTGCAAAACTAAAAAAGAAAAACACAAATAACAATTACTTGTTTATGGCTTTTTCTGGCGAAGAAATGGGTTTATTAGGTTCTAACTATTTTGTAAAAAACCCAACAATTGATACGCAATTGGTTTCTTACATGATTAATATGGATATGGTTGGCCGTCTAAAAAAAGATAGCGCTTTAGCCGTTTATGGAACTGGTACCTCTCCAATTTTTAAACAAACACTAAAATCTCATAATGATAATTTTAAATTAGTTTTGAAAGAATCTGGCGTTGGACCAAGTGATCATACAAGTTTTTATTTAGCAGATATTCCTGTTTTACATTTCTTTACTGGACAGCATGAAGATTATCATAAACCTGGAGATGATTCAGAAAAACTGAATTATGAAGGAATGGAAACTATTAGTACATACATTTTTAATGTTATTACCGATTTAAATGATAATGGTAAACTCGCTTTTAGAAAAACAAAAAATGAAAGCGAAGAAACGCCAAGGTTTAAAGTTGGTTTAGGTGTAATTCCAGATTATATGTTTGATGGAAAAGGAATGAGAATTGATGGAATTTCTGAAGATAAACCAGCACAAAAAGCAGGATTACAAAAGGGAGATATTGTTATTGAATTGGGTGGTAAAAAAGTTACCGATATGATGAGTTATATGAAAGCTTTAGCTGTATTCAAAAAAGGAGATAAATCTAAAGTTATTGTAAAAAGAGGAGAAAAAGAAGTTGAAAAAGAGGTTCAATTTTAA
- the dusB gene encoding tRNA dihydrouridine synthase DusB: MVKIGNIELPDFPLLLAPMEDVSDPPFRALCKEQGADVVYTEFISSEGLIRDAAKSVMKLDIYEKERPVGIQIFGANLESMLKTVEIVEKSNPDIIDINFGCPVKKVVSKGAGAGILKDIDLMVSLTEAMVKHTNLPITVKTRLGWDHDSIRIVEVAERLQDVGCKAISIHGRTRAQMYKGNADWGPIADVKNNQRMHIPVFGNGDITSPEKAMEMRDKYGLDGAMIGRAAIGYPWFFNEVKHYFKTGTYLAKPTIGQRVEMARRHLQMAIDWKGPILGVFETRRHYTNYFKGIPHFKEHRMKMVTSDHAKDVFAAFDEVEAKFGNMIIPEYQ; the protein is encoded by the coding sequence ATGGTTAAAATAGGCAACATAGAATTACCCGATTTCCCACTTTTACTAGCACCAATGGAAGATGTATCTGATCCTCCATTTAGAGCTTTATGTAAAGAACAAGGTGCAGATGTTGTGTATACAGAATTTATTTCTTCAGAAGGGTTAATACGCGACGCTGCAAAAAGTGTTATGAAATTAGACATTTATGAAAAAGAACGCCCAGTTGGAATTCAGATTTTTGGTGCTAATTTAGAATCGATGTTAAAAACAGTGGAGATTGTAGAAAAATCAAACCCTGATATTATAGATATTAATTTTGGTTGTCCTGTAAAAAAAGTAGTTTCTAAAGGAGCTGGAGCTGGAATTTTAAAAGACATCGATTTAATGGTTTCTTTAACTGAAGCAATGGTAAAACATACTAATTTACCAATTACAGTAAAAACACGTTTAGGTTGGGATCATGATTCTATTAGAATTGTAGAAGTAGCAGAACGCCTGCAAGATGTTGGCTGTAAAGCAATTTCTATACATGGTAGAACGCGTGCACAAATGTATAAAGGTAATGCAGATTGGGGGCCAATTGCTGATGTAAAAAACAACCAAAGAATGCATATTCCTGTTTTTGGAAATGGAGATATTACCTCACCAGAAAAAGCGATGGAAATGCGTGATAAATACGGTTTAGATGGCGCTATGATTGGAAGAGCTGCTATTGGTTATCCATGGTTTTTTAATGAAGTAAAACATTATTTTAAAACGGGTACCTATTTGGCAAAACCAACTATCGGCCAACGTGTAGAAATGGCAAGAAGACATTTACAAATGGCTATTGATTGGAAAGGACCAATTTTAGGTGTTTTTGAAACTAGAAGACATTATACCAATTACTTTAAGGGAATTCCACATTTTAAAGAACATAGAATGAAAATGGTTACTTCTGATCATGCAAAAGATGTTTTTGCTGCTTTTGATGAAGTTGAAGCTAAATTTGGAAATATGATTATTCCTGAATATCAATAG